The following proteins come from a genomic window of Helicobacter canadensis MIT 98-5491:
- the gpmI gene encoding 2,3-bisphosphoglycerate-independent phosphoglycerate mutase, producing the protein MKTILVITDGIGYSKQEKFNAFLEAKKPSYDRLFKEVPYGMIKTYGLSVGLPEGQMGNSEVGHMCMGSGRILYQDLVKINQAIKEGRLLGNPALEVLKECKRIHLVGLMSDGGVHSHLEHILALAEGLQERFEILLHLITDGRDVLPQTALKFLEEVERRIQNKNIKIASISGRFYAMDRDNRWERVEEAYNVIVCAENLQTISPKQYIQEHYNQGVFDEFIKPASFDASGIKKGDGLIFVNFRSDRAREIVSALGNEEFSGFERKKWTPIPLVIMTPYDKNFNFPILFPKESIPNTLAEVISNHNLRQFHTAETEKYAHVTFFFNGGIEDPYPNEMRVLVPSPKVKTYDQKPEMSAREVGDMVLKAMEEDYDFIVVNFANGDMVGHTGVFEAAVRAVEAVDREIGRIYEKSKEKDYAFVMTSDHGNCEEMQNDKGEILTNHTTGEVWCFVSAPSVKEVKNGGLNNIAPSILKLMGLQIPQEMDEALF; encoded by the coding sequence ATGAAAACAATTTTAGTCATTACAGATGGGATTGGTTATAGTAAGCAAGAGAAGTTTAATGCATTTTTGGAGGCTAAGAAGCCTAGCTATGATCGCTTATTTAAGGAAGTTCCTTATGGAATGATAAAAACTTATGGGCTTTCTGTGGGATTGCCAGAGGGGCAAATGGGAAACTCTGAAGTGGGGCATATGTGTATGGGAAGTGGGAGAATCTTGTATCAAGATTTGGTGAAAATTAACCAAGCTATTAAAGAGGGTCGCCTTTTAGGTAATCCTGCTTTGGAAGTTTTAAAGGAATGTAAGCGGATTCATTTAGTGGGATTAATGAGTGATGGTGGAGTGCATTCGCATTTAGAGCATATTCTTGCCCTAGCTGAAGGATTGCAAGAGAGATTTGAGATTTTGTTGCATCTAATCACAGATGGGCGAGATGTCTTGCCGCAAACTGCTTTGAAATTTTTAGAAGAAGTGGAGCGTAGAATCCAAAATAAAAATATTAAAATCGCTTCCATTAGTGGTCGATTCTATGCTATGGATAGGGATAATCGCTGGGAGCGTGTGGAAGAGGCGTATAATGTGATTGTCTGTGCGGAGAACTTGCAGACAATATCGCCTAAGCAATATATTCAAGAGCATTATAATCAAGGGGTTTTTGATGAGTTTATCAAGCCTGCTAGTTTTGATGCAAGTGGAATCAAAAAGGGAGATGGCTTGATATTTGTGAATTTCAGAAGCGATAGAGCAAGGGAGATTGTTAGTGCGCTTGGAAATGAAGAATTTAGTGGGTTTGAGCGCAAAAAATGGACACCAATTCCGCTTGTAATTATGACGCCGTATGATAAAAACTTTAATTTTCCTATTTTATTCCCCAAAGAAAGCATTCCAAACACTCTTGCTGAAGTGATTTCAAACCATAATTTAAGGCAATTTCACACAGCTGAAACCGAAAAATACGCTCATGTAACTTTCTTTTTTAATGGCGGAATAGAAGATCCATATCCTAATGAAATGAGAGTTTTAGTCCCTTCTCCTAAGGTAAAAACTTATGATCAAAAGCCTGAAATGAGCGCTAGGGAAGTCGGCGATATGGTATTAAAGGCGATGGAAGAGGATTATGATTTTATTGTAGTGAATTTTGCAAATGGCGATATGGTAGGGCATACTGGGGTTTTTGAAGCGGCAGTTAGGGCGGTTGAAGCCGTGGATAGAGAAATCGGCAGAATCTATGAAAAATCTAAAGAAAAAGATTATGCTTTTGTGATGACAAGTGATCATGGGAACTGCGAAGAAATGCAAAATGATAAGGGTGAGATTCTAACAAACCACACCACAGGAGAAGTTTGGTGTTTTGTCTCTGCTCCAAGTGTAAAAGAAGTCAAAAATGGCGGATTAAATAATATTGCCCCAAGTATTTTAAAGCTTATGGGTTTGCAGATACCACAAGAGATGGATGAGGCGTTGTTTTAG
- the mraY gene encoding phospho-N-acetylmuramoyl-pentapeptide-transferase: MLHYFYEFLNINLFQYITFRAAIAFFVAFLMTIFLMPYYILWASSKKANQPISQFAPKNHQEKVNIPTMGGIVFVFSTLAAALLCAKLNNSYVILGIFSLVLFSSIGIYDDFSKVMQKKNAGMNARTKFALQGLSGLFIALGLYFYGMDSHLYLPFLKNPIWDWGILSLLFWMLVFIATSNAVNLTDGLDGLVAIPSIYALVSLGVFVYVAGHSGLSAYLLYPKIQESGEVVILSAALIGALIGFLWYNCHPAQVFMGDSGSLAIGGFIAYMAIISKNEILLFVIGFIFVVEALSVLLQIGSYKTRGKKLFLMAPLHHHFEEKGLKESKIIVRFWIVALMSNLIALLTLKLR; this comes from the coding sequence ATGTTGCATTATTTTTATGAATTTCTAAACATTAACCTGTTTCAATATATCACATTTCGTGCTGCCATTGCCTTTTTTGTTGCATTTTTAATGACTATTTTTTTAATGCCCTATTATATTTTATGGGCAAGTAGCAAAAAGGCTAATCAACCTATCTCGCAATTTGCACCCAAAAACCACCAAGAAAAAGTCAATATTCCAACAATGGGCGGAATCGTTTTTGTTTTTTCTACCTTAGCAGCAGCCCTGCTTTGTGCCAAACTCAATAACTCTTATGTGATTCTTGGAATCTTCAGTCTTGTTTTATTTTCCAGCATTGGGATTTATGATGATTTCTCCAAAGTAATGCAAAAGAAAAATGCAGGAATGAACGCACGGACAAAATTTGCATTACAAGGATTAAGCGGACTTTTTATTGCATTGGGGCTTTATTTTTATGGAATGGATAGCCACCTTTATCTTCCTTTTTTAAAAAATCCCATTTGGGATTGGGGGATATTAAGCCTTTTATTTTGGATGCTAGTTTTTATTGCTACTAGCAACGCAGTCAATCTCACCGATGGTTTAGATGGATTAGTGGCAATTCCCTCTATTTATGCACTTGTTTCTTTAGGAGTTTTTGTTTATGTTGCAGGTCATTCAGGGCTTAGTGCTTATCTTTTGTATCCCAAGATTCAAGAGAGTGGAGAAGTTGTGATTCTCTCTGCAGCACTCATCGGTGCTCTTATTGGTTTTTTGTGGTATAACTGCCACCCTGCTCAAGTTTTTATGGGCGATAGTGGAAGTCTAGCCATCGGCGGATTCATCGCTTATATGGCAATTATTTCAAAAAATGAAATTTTACTTTTTGTGATAGGATTTATCTTTGTTGTTGAAGCATTATCTGTGCTTTTGCAAATTGGTAGCTACAAAACAAGGGGTAAAAAGCTCTTTTTAATGGCACCACTTCACCACCATTTTGAAGAAAAAGGCTTAAAAGAGAGTAAAATTATCGTGCGTTTTTGGATTGTAGCTCTAATGAGTAACCTCATCGCACTTTTAACTCTCAAACTTCGCTAA
- the murD gene encoding UDP-N-acetylmuramoyl-L-alanine--D-glutamate ligase, with amino-acid sequence MLFLIGYGKTNQAIADKFSPCYIFDDNFKEVSKDSKGNTLLPSNQLKNYLEKYPNAQIITSPGIPPQNPMIKLSQPISEYDFFAPTMPFSVWISGTNGKTTTTQMLTHLLQNKGALSGGNIGTPLANLNPKAPLWILETSSFTIHYTNIAKPNLYLLLPITQDHISWHGDYESYIADKLKPLLSMKDKEIAIIPQSLQSHPFCQKTLAKLFFYSNSQSLAKQFFLDLNKIAFKEPFLLDAILALSATQILFNEVDYDLLNSFKIGAHKIEEFFDSQNRLWVDDSKGTNLDATMEAIKRYQNQTLHLILGGDDKGADLTPLFALMEKCQITLYAIGSNTQKIALLAKNHHIPCFPCHTLEIAVQEIHKHHTQQSIAMLSPAAASLDQFSSYKERGDKFKVYVQSL; translated from the coding sequence ATGCTTTTTTTAATTGGATATGGCAAAACCAATCAAGCCATTGCTGATAAATTTAGCCCTTGCTACATTTTTGATGATAACTTTAAAGAAGTCTCTAAAGATTCTAAAGGCAACACGCTTTTGCCTTCAAATCAACTAAAAAATTATTTAGAAAAATACCCTAACGCACAAATTATCACAAGCCCAGGTATCCCTCCACAAAATCCGATGATAAAGCTTAGCCAACCCATTAGCGAATATGATTTTTTTGCCCCCACAATGCCCTTTAGCGTGTGGATTAGCGGAACTAATGGAAAAACCACTACTACACAAATGCTAACCCACCTCCTCCAAAATAAAGGCGCTCTTAGTGGTGGAAACATTGGCACTCCCTTGGCTAATCTTAACCCTAAAGCTCCCCTTTGGATTTTAGAAACTAGCTCCTTTACAATCCATTACACCAATATAGCCAAACCCAATCTATACCTACTTTTACCCATAACTCAAGATCACATTAGTTGGCATGGTGATTATGAATCTTATATCGCAGACAAACTCAAACCTCTTTTGTCGATGAAAGACAAAGAAATAGCCATTATCCCCCAATCTTTGCAGTCTCATCCTTTTTGTCAAAAAACCCTAGCCAAACTTTTTTTCTACTCTAATTCTCAATCTCTAGCCAAGCAATTTTTCCTAGATCTAAACAAAATCGCTTTTAAAGAACCTTTTTTACTCGATGCCATTCTTGCTCTTAGTGCCACGCAGATTCTCTTTAATGAAGTGGATTATGATTTGCTAAATAGCTTTAAAATCGGCGCTCATAAAATTGAAGAATTTTTTGATTCTCAAAATCGCCTTTGGGTTGATGATAGCAAAGGCACTAATCTTGATGCCACAATGGAAGCTATCAAACGCTATCAAAATCAAACTCTCCATTTGATTCTAGGCGGAGATGACAAAGGCGCAGATTTAACACCACTTTTTGCATTAATGGAAAAATGTCAAATCACCCTTTATGCCATTGGATCAAACACCCAAAAAATAGCTCTTTTAGCTAAAAATCACCATATCCCTTGTTTTCCTTGCCACACCCTAGAAATAGCGGTGCAAGAAATCCACAAACACCACACACAACAAAGCATCGCAATGCTTTCACCTGCTGCGGCAAGTTTAGATCAATTTAGCTCTTATAAAGAAAGGGGTGATAAATTTAAAGTCTATGTCCAATCTCTCTAA
- a CDS encoding LysR substrate-binding domain-containing protein: MKIRDLEIFLDLLHTKSPTLTAQNFKITQPNVSVLIRNIEKMLGITLFERLGKRLVPTTQALYLGSLWVEVVQSYYSSLEALGEEGILIGEINLVATHTIGEYFLPRILFDFAKAYPKVKVNSKIYNTQECLNLLKSGSVELALVEGEIGLEYAQSEGLIREVLCEDRLIVASNDFILASKPRYIDELLDKKWIFREYGSGLRDSFLNALGKLKKEVPIFLELDRTTAIKDLVVNKGAIAVFSEVAIQQELKNGILFSIEIVNLNLERHFYSLRRKSHPINIILMRFEEFINESLQNKH; encoded by the coding sequence TTGAAAATTAGAGATTTGGAGATTTTCTTAGATTTATTGCACACCAAAAGTCCAACTTTAACCGCACAAAATTTTAAAATTACACAGCCAAATGTTTCGGTGTTAATTAGAAATATAGAAAAAATGCTTGGAATCACGCTTTTTGAGAGATTAGGGAAAAGACTTGTCCCAACAACACAAGCTTTGTATCTTGGGAGTTTGTGGGTGGAAGTAGTGCAGAGTTATTATTCAAGTTTAGAAGCTTTAGGGGAAGAGGGCATTTTGATTGGTGAAATCAATCTTGTAGCCACACACACTATAGGGGAATATTTTTTACCTAGAATCTTATTTGACTTTGCAAAGGCATATCCAAAAGTCAAGGTTAATTCAAAGATTTATAACACTCAAGAATGCTTGAATCTCTTAAAAAGTGGTAGCGTAGAATTGGCATTAGTGGAGGGTGAAATTGGGCTAGAATATGCACAAAGTGAGGGGCTAATTCGTGAAGTTTTGTGTGAAGATCGTTTGATTGTAGCGAGTAATGATTTTATTTTGGCTTCAAAACCGCGTTATATTGATGAATTATTAGATAAAAAGTGGATTTTTAGGGAATATGGTTCGGGATTAAGAGATAGCTTTTTAAATGCTTTGGGAAAATTAAAAAAAGAAGTTCCGATTTTTTTAGAATTAGATAGGACAACGGCTATTAAAGATTTGGTGGTAAATAAAGGGGCTATTGCGGTTTTTTCTGAAGTAGCCATACAGCAGGAGCTTAAAAATGGCATTTTGTTTTCTATTGAGATTGTTAATCTTAATTTAGAGAGGCATTTTTATAGTTTGAGGCGGAAAAGTCATCCTATCAATATTATTTTAATGCGTTTTGAGGAATTTATCAATGAAAGTTTGCAAAACAAACATTAA